In Deinococcus fonticola, the DNA window CATGGGTGAGGTTCCTCCAGCAGGTGAGCGACTTCAGAAACGAGGAGCGTGCAGGCTTCCGCGCAGGGCAGGTTCCGGGGGTGGCCGTTCAGGAAGGTGGTGGAAAGGTGTTCTCCGGCCCACAACGGCGTGCGCAGACACCCGGAACAGATGGTTTCGCGCGCCGACTGAAGCTGCGGCGGCGTGGCGCGCTGTACCCGGCGGTACAGGCCGCTCTGGCGCGCCGCCGTCTCGTGCCAGGGCGTGACCCTCAACGCTCCTTCCTCGAACGCAGAGGCTTCTTCGGTCAGCGTGGGGTAAACCGCGTGCAGGGCGCGGCGCAGATCCACCCGCGAAACGTTCGCCCGCCAGCCTTGCGGTAACCCCGCCCGCGTGCGAATCGGCCGGTGCGCTCCCGCGTCGTCCCGACCTGTGACGGCGTTCAGTTCATCCACCCACAGCACCCTCAGGTCGTTTCTTTCCACATCTGCCGTATTCCGCAGGTCAAAAAATCCATCCGGGAATGGCTCGATTCTCAATTCACCGACCGTCAGCCCCGCCGACGCCGCTTTTTCCAGCCTGTTCCAGGCGCGGGCGTGAGCTTCATCCACCGTGCCCGGCGCTGTGCCTCCCGCTTCGCGCACCAGTTGCAGCAAGGCGCTTTTCACGTCCGGGTGCGTCCCGACCGGCCGGGCGTAATAGACCTGCCTGCCCCCGATCCGGCTGACCGGGCCACTCAAGCCCAGTTCCGCGGGAATGGTTTCCTGGGTGTGCCAGCCTTCCGAGGCGAAGAAAGGAACCATAATCACG includes these proteins:
- a CDS encoding CbiX/SirB N-terminal domain-containing protein — protein: MSAALLPVLSSPDTTPRGRTLIVVGHGSHLNADSAQAACAHARSLRASGQFEEVLEAYWKEEPSLRQALRTARYREVTVLPAFISEGYFTEQVIPRELGLDHQGRVPAGGVTQQVNGKTVHYTRPYGVHPAMTDVLLSRAREVCPEWDAQTTALVVLGHGTRRNARSREAIENAAQTLAATGLFARAVALYLDEPPHATSWPEFTGDLDVIMVPFFASEGWHTQETIPAELGLSGPVSRIGGRQVYYARPVGTHPDVKSALLQLVREAGGTAPGTVDEAHARAWNRLEKAASAGLTVGELRIEPFPDGFFDLRNTADVERNDLRVLWVDELNAVTGRDDAGAHRPIRTRAGLPQGWRANVSRVDLRRALHAVYPTLTEEASAFEEGALRVTPWHETAARQSGLYRRVQRATPPQLQSARETICSGCLRTPLWAGEHLSTTFLNGHPRNLPCAEACTLLVSEVAHLLEEPHP